From a single Brassica napus cultivar Da-Ae chromosome C9, Da-Ae, whole genome shotgun sequence genomic region:
- the LOC106416717 gene encoding oligopeptide transporter 9 has product MTEIVEHSTGAMEIEEAVDELDRCAVEEVELTVPKTDDPTLPVLTFRMWVLGLAACIILSFVNQFFWYRQMPLTITGISAQIAVVPLGHLMARVLPNKKYLEGSRWEFNMNPGPFNIKEHVMITIFANSGAGTVYATHILSAIKLYYKRSLPFLPAFLIMITTQFLGFGWAGLFRKHLVEPGEMWWPSSLVQVSLFSALHEKEKKKKGGMTRIQFFIIVLVTSFAYYILPGYLFTMITSISWVCWLSPKSVLANQLGSGEQGLGIGAIGIDWATIGSYLGSPLASPIFATVNVTIGFVIIMYVATPICYWLNLYRAKTYPIFSSGLFMGNGSSYDVLSIIDDKFHLDRAVYAKTGPIHMSTFFAVTYGLGFATLSATIVHVLLFNGRDLWKQTRGAFKRNKKMDIHTRIMKKNYREVPMWWFLVILVLNIALIVFISVYYNATVQLPWWGVLLACAIAVFFTPLIGVILATTNQAPGLNVITEYVIGYIYPERPVANMCFKVYGYISMTQALTFIQDFKLGLYMKIPPRSMYLAQVVGTLVAVLVYTGTAWWLMVDIPHLCDKYLLPDDSQWTCPMDRVFFDASVIWGLVGPRRMFGDLGEYSAINWFFLVGAITPFFVWLATKAFPAQKWISQIHFPVILGATSMMPPAMAVNFTSWCIVAFIFGHFVFKYKREWWTKYNYVLSGGLDAGTAFMTILIFLALGRRGIGLAWWGNADDSKNCGLASCPTAKGVVTQGCPVF; this is encoded by the exons ATGACCGAGATTGTAGAGCACTCGACCGGAGCCATGGAAATAGAAGAAGCCGTGGATGAGCTAGATCGGTGTGCGGTGGAGGAGGTTGAGCTAACCGTTCCAAAAACCGACGATCCAACGTTACCGGTTCTCACTTTTAGAATGTGGGTTTTAGGTCTTGCCGCGTGTATCATACTATCGTTTGTGAACCAGTTTTTCTGGTACAGACAGATGCCGTTGACCATTACAGGAATCTCGGCTCAGATCGCGGTCGTGCCGCTCGGTCATCTGATGGCTCGAGTGCTTCCAAATAAGAAGTACTTGGAGGGATCAAGGTGGGAGTTCAATATGAATCCTGGTCCGTTTAACATCAAGGAACATGTTATGATCACAATTTTCGCTAATTCTGGAGCAGGAACGGTTTATGCGACTCATATACTTAGTGCTATTAAGCTTTATTATAAGAGATCTCTTCCGTTTCTACCGGCTTTTCTCATTATGATCACTACTCAG tttctCGGGTTTGGGTGGGCTGGTCTATTCCGTAAACACCTTGTTGAGCCAGGTGAAATGTGGTGGCCAAGCAGTCTAGTTCAAGTGTCTTTATTCAG TGCCTTGCATgagaaggaaaagaagaaaaaaggagGCATGACCCGAATCCAATTCTTCATCATAGTCCTTGTTACTAGCTTCGCATACTACATTCTCCCTGGCTATCTATTCACAATGATAACTTCCATCTCATGGGTCTGTTGGCTTAGCCCAAAATCGGTTTTGGCTAACCAACTCGGTTCAGGTGAACAAGGTCTTGGTATAGGCGCAATTGGTATTGATTGGGCTACAATTGGCTCTTACCTCGGCAGTCCACTTGCTAGCCCGATCTTCGCTACCGTCAATGTAACCATTGGTTTTGTAATAATTATGTATGTCGCCACTCCCATTTGCTATTGGCTTAATCTTTACCGTGCCAAAACATATCCCATATTCTCAAGTGGGCTTTTCATGGGCAATGGATCGTCTTATGATGTTTTGAGCATCATTGATGACAAGTTCCATCTCGACCGAGCCGTCTATGCAAAGACTGGTCCTATCCATATGAGCACTTTCTTTGCGGTTACATATGGTCTTGGGTTTGCCACTTTGTCCGCAACCATTGTCCATGTTTTACTCTTTAACGGAAG ggATCTATGGAAGCAAACAAGAGGAGCTTTCAAGAGGAACAAGAAAATGGATATTCACACTAGAATCATGAAGAAAAACTACAGAGAAGTTCCCATGTGGTGGTTTTTGGTGATCCTCGTACTCAACATTGCGCTCATCGTGTTCATCTCTGTGTACTACAATGCAACCGTACAGCTACCTTGGTGGGGAGTGTTGCTAGCTTGTGCTATTGCCGTCTTCTTCACTCCTCTTATTGGTGTTATTCTCGCCACGACTAATCAG GCACCGGGTTTGAACGTCATCACAGAATATGTAATCGGATACATCTATCCAGAACGTCCGGTTGCGAACATGTGCTTCAAAGTGTATGGATACATCAGCATGACTCAGGCTCTAACATTCATCCAAGACTTCAAACTCGGCCTCTATATGAAGATCCCTCCTAGAAGCATGTATTTGGCACAG GTAGTTGGGACGCTTGTGGCTGTGCTAGTATACACAGGAACTGCTTGGTGGTTAATGGTAGACATTCCTCATTTATGTGACAAATATTTGCTTCCTGACGACAGTCAATGGACATGCCCGATGGATCGTGTCTTCTTCGATGCATCAGTGATTTGGGGACTCGTAGGACCACGTCGAATGTTCGGTGACTTAGGAGAATACTCAGCCATAAACTGGTTCTTCCTCGTAGGTGCAATCACTCCTTTCTTCGTCTGGCTAGCGACCAAAGCGTTTCCAGCTCAAAAATGGATCTCACAAATACATTTTCCAGTTATTTTAGGAGCAACCTCGATGATGCCACCCGCGATGGCGGTTAATTTCACGAGCTGGTGCATCGTGGCATTTATATTCGGACACTTTGTGTTTAAGTACAAGAGAGAGTGGTGGACAAAGTACAATTACGTTTTGTCCGGAGGTCTGGACGCGGGAACTGCGTTTATGACAATACTGATTTTTCTGGCGTTAGGACGCAGAGGAATTGGACTGGCGTGGTGGGGAAACGCTGATGATAGCAAAAACTGTGGCCTCGCATCTTGTCCTACTGCCAAAGGCGTAGTAACGCAGGGTTGTCCTGTTTTCTGA